One window of Bacillus alkalicellulosilyticus genomic DNA carries:
- a CDS encoding polysaccharide biosynthesis protein — protein sequence MNIFLKGAILLIIATFLGECLEFLVNMVLARELGEEGLGIYMSIFPTIILLVVIASLELPISVSKYVAEKEQVYHRSLLKHTIRFAFLFTIVLMALALIIVPMIPVFNNFHPWLRWVVILLIPIVSFSSVAKGYFMGIQHMGKIAFTSFLRKAIQLILLVAVFQFFSFDLETAIFISLCTLIGSELVVLVYLMATYTLQIRTIKSHSTKEISGKTVREKLLEVSIPTTGVRIFHAVTFAIKPFLIKAALLQAGLTEAMAMGQYGKLAGVAFTIGFFPAFIAHSLLIVLIPTVSEAYAKQDIEKLRSLLRKVMAFTFAYGAIAVTIFYVYAEPLTNLFLESPRAIAYLKMLIPYFLFHYFVIPMQAYLIGLGLVKDAFLHSVWATFVSFTLMFVLGSMEMFQMEGIIIGMNVAAVLLTMMHYLTICHKIGTNIFLRPLARIRN from the coding sequence ATGAATATATTTCTAAAGGGAGCCATCCTATTAATCATAGCAACATTTTTAGGTGAGTGTTTAGAGTTTTTAGTCAATATGGTACTAGCTAGGGAGTTAGGAGAAGAAGGTTTAGGAATTTATATGTCTATTTTCCCGACGATTATTTTACTTGTCGTCATCGCTAGTTTAGAGCTTCCTATCTCCGTTTCTAAGTATGTCGCTGAAAAGGAACAGGTATACCACCGTAGTTTGCTCAAGCATACGATTCGGTTTGCTTTTTTATTTACAATTGTTCTTATGGCCCTTGCGCTTATCATTGTCCCAATGATTCCTGTGTTCAATAATTTTCACCCGTGGTTACGTTGGGTTGTTATTTTACTCATACCAATTGTATCCTTTTCTTCAGTAGCCAAAGGGTACTTCATGGGGATTCAACATATGGGCAAAATCGCATTTACGAGCTTTCTACGGAAGGCGATTCAGCTCATATTGCTTGTTGCTGTATTTCAGTTCTTTAGTTTTGATTTAGAGACAGCGATTTTTATTTCGTTATGTACACTAATTGGCAGTGAGTTAGTTGTCCTTGTCTATTTAATGGCAACTTATACACTTCAAATTAGAACGATTAAATCGCACTCAACAAAAGAAATTAGCGGGAAAACGGTGAGAGAAAAATTATTAGAAGTGTCGATCCCGACCACTGGCGTTCGGATATTCCATGCTGTGACGTTTGCCATTAAGCCATTTTTAATTAAAGCGGCGTTGCTACAAGCAGGACTAACAGAGGCAATGGCGATGGGGCAATACGGAAAGCTTGCAGGTGTTGCTTTTACGATAGGATTCTTCCCTGCATTTATCGCACACTCCTTATTAATTGTTCTGATTCCTACTGTATCTGAAGCCTATGCCAAACAAGATATTGAAAAACTTCGTAGCTTATTACGAAAGGTTATGGCGTTTACGTTTGCATATGGAGCAATAGCGGTAACGATTTTTTATGTATATGCTGAACCGTTAACCAATTTATTTTTAGAGTCTCCAAGGGCAATAGCTTACTTGAAAATGCTCATTCCATATTTCTTGTTCCATTACTTTGTGATACCTATGCAAGCGTATTTAATCGGGTTAGGGTTAGTGAAGGACGCATTCCTTCACTCGGTTTGGGCAACGTTTGTGTCCTTTACCCTGATGTTTGTCTTAGGTTCTATGGAAATGTTCCAGATGGAAGGAATTATAATCGGAATGAATGTAGCAGCGGTCTTATTGACGATGATGCACTATTTAACGATTTGTCATAAAATAGGGACGAATATTTTCCTCAGACCTCTTGCGCGAATAAGAAACTGA
- a CDS encoding YkvA family protein, with the protein MEKIKKWAKKIKQQIFVLYLAYKDERVPWYVKLFTACVVAYAFSPIDLIPDFIPILGYVDDIILVPLGIMFALKMIPKEVLAECEGKAKEMMTKGKPKNWIVGTLIILLWLIFMLWVILKANQLLS; encoded by the coding sequence ATGGAAAAAATAAAAAAATGGGCGAAAAAAATTAAACAACAAATTTTTGTACTTTACTTAGCTTATAAAGATGAAAGAGTTCCCTGGTATGTTAAATTATTTACGGCTTGTGTAGTAGCCTATGCATTTAGTCCAATCGACTTAATACCAGATTTCATACCGATACTTGGTTATGTAGATGATATTATTCTCGTTCCTTTAGGTATTATGTTTGCTTTAAAGATGATACCTAAAGAAGTATTAGCAGAATGTGAAGGTAAAGCAAAAGAAATGATGACAAAAGGTAAGCCAAAAAATTGGATAGTCGGTACACTCATTATTTTGTTATGGCTCATCTTTATGTTGTGGGTTATTCTTAAGGCTAATCAGTTATTAAGCTAG
- a CDS encoding aldo/keto reductase → MKYRQLGNTELKVSELSFGTWAIGGAWGNTDDDESIRGLHRAMDAGVNFFDTADVYGDGHSEELIRKATKGKEDEIYVATKFCRAGDIHDPATYSEQSVRNYCEASLRRLGRERLDLFQVHCAPFDILKQGSVFEVLDKLQNEGKIRHYGVSVETVEEGLFCLTNPNVKALQVIFNIFRQKPLEELFPKAKEQGVGILARVPLASGLLTGKFTRATHFESDDHRNFNRDGQAFNVGETFAGLEFNKGVELSEKLHWIAEGRGNMTRAALRWILDQESVTCAIPGFKTVKQVDDNLEATNVPEFSEAELQKLHNFYQEEVASLIRGPY, encoded by the coding sequence ATGAAATATCGTCAGTTAGGAAATACCGAATTGAAAGTAAGTGAACTAAGCTTTGGAACGTGGGCTATCGGTGGTGCCTGGGGCAATACCGATGATGATGAGTCAATTCGCGGATTACATCGCGCGATGGATGCTGGGGTTAACTTCTTTGATACAGCAGATGTTTATGGTGATGGCCATAGTGAGGAGTTAATTCGAAAAGCGACGAAGGGAAAAGAAGACGAAATTTATGTTGCCACTAAATTCTGTCGCGCTGGAGATATTCATGACCCTGCTACATACTCAGAACAATCTGTTCGTAACTATTGTGAAGCTAGCTTACGTCGGTTAGGCCGTGAGAGATTAGACCTTTTTCAAGTTCACTGTGCTCCATTTGACATCCTTAAGCAAGGAAGTGTGTTTGAAGTGTTAGACAAGCTTCAAAATGAAGGGAAAATCCGTCATTACGGAGTAAGTGTGGAAACGGTAGAAGAAGGCCTTTTCTGCTTAACAAACCCAAATGTAAAAGCATTGCAAGTCATTTTTAATATTTTTAGACAAAAGCCACTAGAGGAGCTTTTTCCAAAAGCAAAAGAACAGGGTGTCGGCATTTTAGCACGTGTGCCTTTAGCTAGTGGGTTACTAACAGGTAAATTTACAAGAGCAACCCATTTTGAATCCGATGACCATCGTAATTTTAATCGAGATGGTCAGGCCTTTAATGTAGGAGAAACGTTTGCGGGGCTTGAGTTTAATAAAGGGGTAGAACTAAGTGAAAAGCTTCATTGGATTGCTGAAGGTCGAGGAAACATGACTCGTGCAGCCCTTCGATGGATTTTAGACCAGGAGTCAGTAACTTGCGCGATTCCAGGCTTCAAAACAGTAAAGCAAGTTGATGATAATCTAGAGGCAACAAACGTACCTGAATTTTCTGAAGCAGAACTGCAGAAGTTACATAACTTTTATCAAGAAGAAGTAGCTTCATTAATACGCGGACCTTACTAA
- a CDS encoding DUF2639 domain-containing protein, with translation MHVGSKGWYVAKLKERGIRYIDGKKVERFKAYVLANVYHEKEK, from the coding sequence ATGCATGTAGGAAGTAAAGGATGGTATGTAGCTAAACTAAAGGAAAGAGGAATTCGGTATATTGACGGCAAAAAAGTCGAACGATTCAAAGCTTATGTCCTGGCTAATGTATACCACGAAAAGGAAAAATAG
- a CDS encoding metallophosphoesterase, with amino-acid sequence MKLGYISDLHIDINRLRGKVDIIESLIDVCTELRLDALCIGGDVTNHYELTLETLYFLEDNLQFPVYFIPGNHDLWNESTPEIDTWQIYQQLQKYRHNLANGPQALTDDWVLIGDVGWYDFSFRSDKYSEEKLREMKFKGRTWRDKELTSWTEDPASIHRYFLEKIERQLIENQSKNIVLCTHVVPNRHFIVPTPHRVWDYYNAFLGSEEYGVLAQKYKVAYMLCGHVHFRKKVIQDGTTFLCSCLGYLNQWREKETKREIRHAITKIIL; translated from the coding sequence ATGAAGCTTGGATATATATCAGATTTACATATCGACATCAATCGGTTGCGAGGAAAAGTTGATATTATTGAGTCGTTAATTGACGTATGTACGGAGTTGAGACTTGATGCCCTTTGTATTGGGGGAGATGTAACGAATCATTACGAGCTAACCCTTGAAACGTTATATTTCCTCGAAGACAACCTTCAATTTCCGGTTTATTTTATTCCAGGGAATCATGACTTATGGAATGAGTCCACGCCTGAAATAGACACGTGGCAGATTTATCAACAGTTACAAAAGTACCGCCATAACCTAGCCAATGGACCACAGGCTTTAACAGATGATTGGGTCTTAATTGGGGATGTAGGTTGGTACGACTTCAGTTTTCGCTCGGACAAGTACAGCGAGGAAAAGCTCCGTGAAATGAAGTTCAAAGGAAGAACATGGCGTGACAAGGAGTTAACAAGCTGGACAGAAGACCCAGCTTCAATCCACCGTTATTTTCTAGAAAAAATAGAAAGGCAACTAATTGAAAACCAATCCAAAAATATCGTTTTATGTACGCATGTAGTCCCCAACAGACATTTTATTGTACCAACTCCCCATCGGGTCTGGGATTATTATAATGCTTTCCTTGGAAGTGAGGAGTATGGGGTGTTAGCGCAAAAATATAAAGTAGCCTATATGTTATGTGGGCATGTTCACTTTAGGAAAAAGGTAATCCAAGACGGAACAACATTCCTTTGTAGTTGTCTAGGGTATCTAAATCAGTGGAGAGAAAAAGAAACAAAGCGGGAAATTAGACACGCAATAACCAAAATAATTTTGTAG
- a CDS encoding GGDEF domain-containing protein: MRNLLIGKMKTFNLIFLLFVAITYLFLLIGTEEIRQYSSALFGLVSFIIMIGLMSYTIYKMPRGKDKLGWTFLLISVIFFNISGFLWSLKGTDYTPATFSLWDALYLIPPVLFLFAVTTFLSKSYIKLSIQNGIDLAISITVMLVLQWTFLISPVLQLTGLPVMNKFFAIFYPLVSLSLSLGFIFFVVALRKTNRIRIHLIYLALASIVWALANHLLVFQTMTLSYKNGSFLEPLWGISMLLLAMSCYMSFHYNVSFEIEKQNKNIIISQTFFSYFLVLVLLLGFLFSNERMTVLVLGLFITISLMIVHQFISMLNKENLVISLKEANKKLMEQKVKAEAAMIQLKLVHEAVDLQAKTDFLTSLYNRRYITQVLESLVQLNQPFSIIILDIDHFKDINDKYGHDSGDEVLVKVAKILSEHVRSEDTVGRFGGEEFIIVLPETNRKDAKNTAEQICLALAAQKISTTRFQSIKLTASFGVTERKKKESLNSVIVRADRCLYQAKSNGRNCVSVG; the protein is encoded by the coding sequence ATGAGGAATTTACTAATCGGAAAAATGAAAACGTTTAATTTAATATTCCTCCTTTTTGTCGCCATTACTTATTTGTTTTTACTAATAGGAACTGAAGAGATAAGACAATATTCTTCTGCCCTTTTTGGGCTAGTGTCTTTTATCATAATGATCGGTCTCATGAGTTATACCATCTATAAAATGCCAAGAGGGAAAGATAAATTAGGTTGGACTTTTCTACTAATCTCGGTAATCTTTTTTAATATTTCAGGATTTTTGTGGAGTTTAAAAGGTACAGATTACACACCAGCCACTTTTTCCCTATGGGATGCTTTGTACTTAATTCCACCTGTACTCTTCCTTTTTGCGGTAACTACTTTTTTATCAAAATCATACATTAAATTGTCCATTCAGAATGGTATTGATTTAGCAATTTCAATTACAGTGATGCTCGTATTGCAATGGACATTTTTAATTTCTCCAGTACTGCAATTAACGGGTTTGCCAGTAATGAATAAATTTTTTGCAATTTTTTATCCTTTAGTATCTTTAAGTTTAAGTTTAGGATTTATCTTTTTTGTGGTTGCGTTACGGAAAACCAATCGTATTCGGATTCATCTCATATATCTTGCGTTAGCATCTATCGTATGGGCTTTAGCAAATCATTTGTTGGTTTTTCAAACGATGACTTTAAGTTATAAGAATGGAAGCTTCTTGGAACCATTGTGGGGAATTTCGATGCTCTTATTAGCTATGTCTTGTTATATGAGTTTTCACTATAATGTATCCTTTGAAATTGAAAAGCAAAATAAAAATATAATCATTTCTCAAACGTTCTTTTCTTACTTTCTTGTTCTCGTTTTATTATTAGGGTTTTTATTTTCTAATGAAAGAATGACGGTACTTGTTTTAGGATTATTCATTACAATTAGTTTAATGATCGTTCACCAGTTTATCTCAATGTTAAACAAAGAGAACCTAGTGATTAGTCTTAAGGAAGCTAATAAAAAATTAATGGAGCAAAAAGTTAAAGCCGAAGCAGCCATGATTCAATTAAAGCTTGTCCATGAAGCAGTTGACTTACAAGCTAAAACTGATTTTTTGACTTCATTGTATAATCGACGCTATATTACACAGGTACTTGAGTCACTCGTTCAACTTAATCAACCATTTTCAATTATAATCTTAGATATTGATCATTTTAAAGATATCAACGATAAGTATGGGCATGATAGTGGCGATGAAGTATTAGTTAAAGTAGCGAAGATTTTATCTGAACATGTCCGAAGTGAAGATACGGTGGGTCGGTTTGGTGGCGAGGAATTTATTATTGTACTCCCAGAGACTAATCGAAAAGATGCAAAGAATACAGCCGAACAGATTTGCTTGGCATTAGCAGCTCAAAAAATTTCAACAACTCGGTTTCAATCGATTAAGCTAACTGCAAGTTTTGGGGTTACGGAACGGAAGAAAAAAGAGAGTTTAAATTCTGTTATCGTACGCGCAGACAGATGCCTATACCAAGCAAAATCAAACGGAAGAAACTGTGTATCTGTAGGATGA
- a CDS encoding glutathione peroxidase, with protein MSVYQFSAPLVNGEEKSLQDYEGKVVLIVNTATKCGLAPQFNELEQLYKTYKDQGLEILAFPSNQFMNQEPGTDEEVAQACQLNFGVTFPLFKKIDVNGKGAHPLYQYLTSETKGILSSAIKWNFTKFLIDKNGNIVERFAPQTSPLKIEEKIKEELQK; from the coding sequence GTGTCAGTTTACCAATTTTCAGCACCATTAGTTAACGGAGAAGAAAAATCGTTACAAGATTATGAAGGGAAAGTCGTACTTATCGTCAACACGGCTACAAAGTGTGGGCTTGCTCCTCAGTTTAATGAGCTAGAACAACTCTACAAAACCTATAAGGACCAAGGGTTAGAAATTCTAGCGTTTCCAAGTAACCAATTTATGAATCAAGAACCAGGTACAGATGAAGAAGTGGCACAAGCTTGTCAGTTGAATTTTGGTGTAACCTTTCCTTTATTTAAAAAGATAGATGTGAATGGTAAGGGGGCACATCCTCTTTATCAATATTTAACTAGTGAAACAAAAGGAATCCTGTCTTCAGCGATAAAATGGAATTTCACGAAATTCTTAATCGATAAAAATGGAAATATTGTCGAGCGGTTTGCTCCACAAACATCACCACTAAAAATAGAAGAAAAAATTAAAGAAGAGTTACAAAAATGA
- a CDS encoding alpha/beta-type small acid-soluble spore protein, with protein MASNNNNNLLVPGVQQALDQMKVEIAQEFGVQLGADATSRSNGSVGGEITKRLVQMAQQQLS; from the coding sequence ATGGCAAGCAACAATAACAACAACTTATTAGTACCTGGAGTACAACAAGCATTAGACCAAATGAAGGTTGAAATCGCTCAAGAATTTGGTGTTCAACTTGGTGCAGACGCAACATCTCGCTCAAACGGTTCTGTAGGCGGTGAAATCACAAAACGCCTTGTGCAAATGGCTCAACAACAACTATCATAG
- the addB gene encoding helicase-exonuclease AddAB subunit AddB: MSIRFIIGRSGTGKTTQCLDEMKSKLEESPLGSPIVYLVPDQMTFQSEYKLIQEETVKGMLRAQVFSFTRLAWRVLQETGGLSRYHIEQAGVHMLLRKIVEHEKEQFKVYAKAAETTGFIEQLEEMVAEWKRYAITPERLEAERAQLLTQDLLKPHEKVLADKLNDFYIISKQFEEQLSGKYVDSEDYLTLLAEKIPYSSYIEESEVYVDGFHSFTPQELLVVEALMKKAKKVTIALTIDEPYNDKLPNELELFSMTAKTYQQLSRMATEQGCLIEEPLLLSEPVRYKNSAIAHLEEHYDSRPALKYEGMDTIFQFTSVNRRAEVEGVAREILHLVREHGYRYRDIALLIRNSQDYSDLIETIFKDYQIPVFLDQKRSMLNHPVIEFIRSLLDIIQSNWRYEAVFRCLKTDLLFSGNVNKHKRREEVDELENYVLAYGIQGHRWYGKQEWTYRRFQAVEANESVQTDEEMRMQEKLNSLRTEIVKPIRKLEKKLIKKANVQELCQALYLFLEELNVPKKVERLRDEAIAFGELDKAREHDQVWGAIIELLDQIVEVTGDEVVSFDLFRKMLDTGMESMKFALVPPAIDQVLVASMDRSRFSDIKCTFLLGVNDGIIPAKPKEEGVLSEEERDFLAKHGMELAPGSRQQLLDESFLIYLALTSASDRLYVSYPLADEEGKTLLPSGVIKRIQDLIPTVSEQFIINEPNEVSEANQLLYVTNSTKTLSFLSYQLQAWKKGYPVSTIWWEVYNWYVKNEESQTKARTVLSSLFYQNKAKRLKKETSKALYGDHIQASISRMEKYESCSFSQFASYGLKLKDRETYRLEAPDVGQLFHAALKLVADHLREQGIHWGSLTTEQCEKLATTMVGKLAPKIQREILLSSNRYQYITRKLEQVVGRASLIMRDHAKVSGFSPVGLEVGFGPKEPLPPIRFLLSNGCTMELIGRIDRVDRADVEKGTLLRIIDYKSSAKALRLDEVYYGLSLQMLVYLDVVLTYAKEWIGTEAFPAGVLYFHVHNPIIQAAGALSLDKIEDEIFKSFKMRGLLLSDETAIREMDHSLESGHSNIVPAGLKKDGSFYSNSSVISPEDFDHVRHYLRKKMVTIGEKLTDGEIEINPYKFKKQTPCTFCSFKSVCQFDASLETNEYRMLQPEKPDEIIAKIREERGE; this comes from the coding sequence ATGTCTATTCGTTTTATTATTGGACGTTCAGGTACAGGGAAAACAACACAATGCCTCGATGAAATGAAAAGTAAATTAGAAGAGAGCCCATTAGGTTCACCGATTGTTTATCTTGTACCAGACCAAATGACGTTTCAGTCTGAATATAAATTGATTCAAGAAGAAACTGTAAAAGGAATGTTACGTGCACAAGTATTTAGCTTTACTCGTTTAGCCTGGAGGGTGTTACAGGAAACGGGTGGTTTGTCACGATATCATATTGAACAAGCTGGAGTTCACATGCTCCTTCGAAAAATTGTTGAACATGAAAAAGAGCAATTTAAAGTGTATGCGAAAGCAGCAGAGACAACAGGATTCATTGAACAATTAGAGGAAATGGTTGCCGAGTGGAAGCGATATGCCATTACTCCTGAACGGTTAGAAGCAGAAAGAGCACAGTTGTTGACACAGGATTTACTGAAACCTCATGAAAAGGTACTCGCTGATAAACTAAATGACTTTTATATCATCTCAAAACAATTTGAAGAGCAACTTTCCGGAAAGTATGTTGACTCAGAGGATTATTTAACGTTATTGGCAGAGAAGATTCCATACTCTTCCTATATTGAGGAAAGTGAAGTGTACGTGGACGGCTTTCATAGCTTCACCCCACAAGAACTTCTTGTAGTTGAAGCGCTCATGAAAAAGGCTAAAAAAGTTACGATTGCTCTTACTATTGATGAGCCATACAATGATAAGCTTCCAAATGAGTTGGAGCTTTTTTCAATGACCGCAAAAACGTATCAACAACTTTCACGTATGGCTACAGAGCAAGGATGTCTCATAGAAGAACCACTACTGCTATCTGAACCAGTACGTTATAAAAATAGTGCAATCGCTCATCTTGAAGAGCATTATGATTCAAGGCCTGCTCTTAAATACGAGGGAATGGATACTATCTTTCAATTTACTTCGGTGAATCGCCGTGCTGAAGTAGAGGGAGTGGCTCGAGAAATCCTGCATCTTGTTAGAGAACATGGTTATCGCTATCGTGACATTGCTCTTCTTATTCGCAATAGTCAGGATTATAGCGATTTAATTGAAACGATTTTCAAAGATTATCAGATTCCGGTTTTCCTTGACCAGAAGCGGTCAATGTTAAATCATCCTGTGATTGAGTTTATTCGCTCTTTACTTGATATTATCCAAAGCAATTGGCGTTATGAAGCAGTTTTCCGCTGTTTGAAAACGGACTTGCTTTTTTCAGGAAATGTGAACAAACATAAACGTAGAGAAGAAGTCGATGAGTTAGAAAATTACGTACTGGCTTATGGCATTCAAGGACATCGGTGGTACGGAAAACAAGAGTGGACGTACCGTCGTTTCCAAGCAGTTGAAGCTAATGAATCTGTACAAACAGATGAAGAAATGCGAATGCAAGAAAAACTAAATAGCCTTCGAACAGAAATTGTTAAACCCATTCGAAAACTAGAGAAAAAGCTGATAAAAAAAGCGAATGTACAAGAGCTCTGTCAGGCTCTGTATCTTTTTTTAGAAGAGTTGAATGTTCCTAAAAAGGTGGAACGACTACGAGATGAAGCCATAGCTTTTGGAGAACTTGATAAGGCAAGAGAGCACGACCAAGTTTGGGGAGCAATAATTGAACTGTTGGACCAGATTGTGGAAGTGACAGGAGATGAGGTTGTCTCTTTTGATTTGTTCAGAAAAATGCTAGATACAGGAATGGAAAGTATGAAATTTGCGCTTGTCCCTCCAGCGATAGACCAAGTGCTTGTCGCAAGTATGGACCGTTCTAGGTTTTCAGATATTAAATGTACGTTTCTCCTTGGTGTCAATGATGGCATCATCCCAGCTAAGCCAAAGGAAGAAGGGGTACTATCTGAGGAAGAGCGCGACTTTTTAGCTAAACACGGCATGGAACTTGCTCCAGGAAGCCGACAGCAATTATTAGATGAATCATTTTTAATCTACCTTGCGTTAACAAGTGCTTCTGACCGGTTATACGTTTCATATCCACTGGCGGATGAAGAAGGAAAAACATTACTTCCATCAGGAGTAATTAAACGAATACAAGATTTAATTCCGACGGTTTCCGAGCAGTTTATTATAAATGAACCGAATGAGGTAAGTGAAGCGAATCAACTGTTATACGTAACCAATTCGACGAAAACGTTGTCGTTTTTATCTTATCAACTGCAGGCCTGGAAAAAGGGATATCCGGTGTCGACGATATGGTGGGAAGTCTACAATTGGTATGTAAAAAATGAAGAGTCACAAACCAAAGCACGGACCGTACTATCGAGCTTGTTCTACCAAAATAAAGCAAAGCGATTAAAGAAAGAAACAAGCAAGGCATTATATGGAGACCACATTCAAGCGAGTATTTCGAGAATGGAGAAATATGAAAGTTGTTCTTTCTCACAGTTCGCCTCCTATGGCTTAAAGTTAAAAGATCGAGAAACGTATCGCCTAGAAGCCCCAGATGTCGGGCAGTTGTTTCATGCAGCGCTTAAGCTAGTAGCTGATCATCTAAGAGAGCAAGGAATTCATTGGGGTTCATTAACCACAGAACAATGTGAAAAGCTAGCAACGACGATGGTCGGAAAGCTAGCACCAAAAATCCAACGAGAAATACTATTAAGTTCAAACCGGTATCAATATATTACCCGAAAGCTTGAACAAGTTGTCGGACGAGCCTCATTAATTATGAGGGATCATGCGAAGGTAAGTGGCTTTTCTCCGGTTGGATTAGAGGTAGGATTTGGGCCAAAAGAGCCTCTTCCGCCGATCCGATTTCTATTGAGCAATGGATGTACGATGGAGTTAATCGGACGGATTGACCGAGTCGACCGAGCGGATGTAGAAAAAGGAACACTTCTTCGGATTATTGACTATAAATCAAGTGCCAAGGCGCTTCGCTTAGATGAAGTGTATTATGGCCTTTCCTTGCAAATGCTGGTTTATTTAGATGTCGTGCTAACGTACGCCAAAGAGTGGATTGGCACTGAGGCTTTTCCGGCGGGCGTCTTGTATTTTCATGTCCACAATCCGATTATTCAAGCTGCAGGAGCATTATCACTCGATAAAATCGAAGACGAAATTTTTAAATCTTTTAAAATGAGAGGTCTCTTACTATCAGATGAAACGGCGATAAGAGAAATGGACCATTCCTTAGAAAGTGGCCACTCGAATATCGTGCCAGCTGGTCTTAAAAAAGATGGGAGCTTTTATAGCAATTCTTCGGTGATTTCACCTGAGGATTTTGACCATGTCCGACACTATTTACGGAAAAAGATGGTCACGATTGGTGAGAAGCTGACAGACGGTGAAATCGAGATTAATCCGTATAAATTTAAAAAGCAAACCCCGTGTACGTTTTGTTCTTTTAAATCGGTTTGCCAGTTTGATGCGTCGCTAGAGACAAATGAATACCGCATGTTACAACCTGAAAAGCCAGATGAAATCATCGCCAAAATACGAGAGGAGAGAGGTGAGTAA